A part of Anaeromyxobacter diazotrophicus genomic DNA contains:
- a CDS encoding TetR/AcrR family transcriptional regulator, which translates to MHAAVRVFAEKGYHGCRIADVARQAGVAYGLVYHYFRNKDELLESVCAEQWTIFIRALRAASEGPGAATEQLAGICRFAVDVFRTAPAAVRVLLLEVVPTPNAFRAGSTRQTFEEAVSIVADIVRRGAARGELRADAEPTVAATTLLGALELTLTSMVAGIVRGGTEEEIERVKRALVDQVVGGLAPR; encoded by the coding sequence CTGCACGCGGCGGTGCGCGTCTTCGCCGAGAAGGGCTACCACGGCTGCCGCATCGCCGACGTGGCGCGCCAGGCCGGGGTGGCCTACGGGCTCGTCTACCACTACTTCCGCAACAAGGACGAGCTGCTCGAGAGCGTGTGCGCCGAGCAGTGGACCATCTTCATCCGGGCGCTGCGCGCCGCCAGCGAGGGGCCCGGCGCCGCGACCGAGCAGCTGGCCGGGATCTGCCGCTTCGCGGTCGACGTGTTCCGCACCGCGCCCGCGGCGGTGCGGGTGCTCCTGCTCGAGGTCGTCCCCACGCCCAACGCCTTCCGGGCCGGCTCCACCCGCCAGACCTTCGAGGAGGCGGTCTCGATCGTGGCGGACATCGTCCGCCGCGGCGCGGCGCGCGGCGAGCTCCGCGCCGACGCCGAGCCGACCGTCGCCGCGACCACGCTGCTCGGCGCGCTCGAGCTCACCCTCACCAGCATGGTGGCGGGGATCGTGCGCGGCGGCACCGAGGAGGAGATCGAGCGCGTGAAGCGAGCGCTCGTCGACCAGGTGGTGGGCGGGCTCGCGCCGCGCTGA
- the serA gene encoding phosphoglycerate dehydrogenase, whose amino-acid sequence MAPRVLVADDLSSEGVALLQQAGLTVDVRVGLPPAELERVIGEYDALAVRSATQVTARLLERATRLKVVGRAGVGVDNVDLEAATRRGVVVMNTPGGSSTTVAELTLAHMLALARHVAQATASVKAGRWEKKKFQGRELAGKTLGVVGIGNIGSIVVARCLAMKMRVVAYDPFISADAAAQLGVTQVALEDLWPQADVISLHVPLTEQTRNLVDAATLRRMKKGALLVNCARGGVIDERALAEALASGHLGGAALDVFEKEPPPPDHPLLALDGFICTPHLGASTEEAQAAVAVAIAQQLAAYLTRGEVKNAVNLPSVPREVLDRLAPYLALAERLGSLAAQIAPASIGEVRLELAGELSRAPHRVLAAQVLKGLLRHVLDQPVNEVSAPAIARERGIVLREDLNPEARDYVAELTVTLRGGGGEAVVAGTVFGRHELRVVRVNQFRLEAVPEGDIIMCENDDAPGVVGRLGTALGQAGVNIARIYLSRDAERRSAFSLINVDSAPGQEVLEALRRLEHVRAVRSIRL is encoded by the coding sequence ATGGCACCGCGCGTCCTCGTGGCCGACGACCTCTCCAGCGAGGGGGTCGCGCTCCTGCAGCAGGCCGGGCTCACCGTCGACGTGCGGGTGGGCCTGCCGCCGGCGGAGCTGGAGCGCGTCATCGGCGAGTACGACGCGCTCGCGGTCCGCAGCGCCACCCAGGTGACCGCGCGGCTGCTGGAGCGGGCGACGCGGCTCAAGGTGGTGGGCCGGGCCGGGGTGGGCGTCGACAACGTCGACCTGGAGGCGGCCACCCGCCGCGGCGTGGTGGTCATGAACACGCCCGGTGGATCCTCGACCACCGTCGCCGAGCTGACGCTGGCGCACATGCTGGCCCTGGCGCGCCACGTCGCCCAGGCCACCGCCAGCGTGAAGGCGGGCCGGTGGGAGAAGAAGAAGTTCCAGGGGCGCGAGCTGGCCGGGAAGACGCTCGGCGTGGTCGGCATCGGCAACATCGGGTCCATCGTGGTCGCGCGCTGCCTGGCGATGAAGATGCGCGTCGTCGCCTACGACCCGTTCATCAGCGCCGACGCGGCCGCCCAGCTCGGCGTCACCCAGGTCGCGCTGGAGGACCTCTGGCCGCAGGCGGACGTGATCTCGCTCCACGTGCCGCTCACCGAGCAGACGCGGAACCTCGTCGACGCCGCGACGCTGCGCCGGATGAAGAAGGGCGCGCTCCTCGTCAACTGCGCGCGAGGCGGGGTCATCGACGAGCGCGCCCTGGCCGAGGCGCTCGCCTCGGGGCACCTCGGCGGCGCCGCCCTGGACGTCTTCGAGAAGGAGCCGCCGCCGCCGGACCACCCCCTCCTGGCGCTCGACGGCTTCATCTGCACCCCGCACCTGGGCGCCTCGACGGAGGAGGCGCAGGCCGCGGTGGCGGTGGCCATCGCCCAGCAGCTCGCCGCCTACCTCACCCGCGGCGAGGTGAAGAACGCCGTGAACCTGCCCAGCGTCCCGCGGGAGGTGCTCGACCGGCTCGCCCCGTACCTCGCGCTGGCGGAGCGGCTCGGCTCCCTGGCGGCGCAGATCGCCCCCGCCTCCATCGGCGAGGTCCGCCTCGAGCTCGCCGGCGAGCTGTCGCGCGCGCCGCACCGCGTGCTCGCGGCGCAGGTGCTGAAGGGGCTCCTGCGCCACGTGCTCGACCAGCCCGTGAACGAGGTCTCGGCCCCCGCCATCGCCCGCGAGCGCGGGATCGTGCTGCGCGAGGACCTGAACCCGGAGGCGCGCGACTACGTGGCCGAGCTCACGGTGACGCTGCGCGGCGGCGGCGGCGAGGCGGTGGTGGCGGGCACGGTGTTCGGCCGGCACGAGCTGCGCGTCGTGCGGGTGAACCAGTTCCGGCTGGAGGCGGTGCCCGAGGGCGACATCATCATGTGCGAGAACGACGACGCGCCCGGGGTGGTGGGGCGGCTCGGCACCGCGCTCGGGCAGGCCGGCGTCAACATCGCCCGCATCTACCTCTCCCGCGACGCCGAGCGCCGCTCGGCCTTCTCGCTCATCAACGTCGACTCCGCGCCGGGCCAGGAGGTCCTGGAGGCCCTCCGCCGCCTGGAGCACGTCCGCGCGGTGCGCTCGATCCGGCTGTAG
- the hisZ gene encoding ATP phosphoribosyltransferase regulatory subunit, which yields MLDLSLPAGLRDLLPDHSADLAELSGSLHQVFSSFGYRRVLLPTLERLEVVERGLSPAAVAGVLKFVEPGSGEVVAIRPDITPQIARLYASRPDALPAPARLCYDGPVLRAHEARAGRPREVYQAGIELLGEGGPSADAEGLSVLARALASAGLGDAVIEVGHARFAQEVVAAAGLPPAARAEAAVALARKDEGALAALARRARGSAAARAALPALAGLYGDRALERAREVAEVAPGAAAALGEVEAAIKLARRRGLPEVAVDLGEVRGLGYYTGITFAGYAPGAGSEVASGGRYDGLLARFGRPGPAIGFAVDLEFATQALERAGARRAPRRRDAGRRRRR from the coding sequence ATGCTCGACCTGTCGCTCCCCGCCGGACTGCGCGACCTCCTGCCCGACCACTCGGCCGACCTCGCCGAGCTGTCGGGCAGCTTGCACCAGGTCTTCTCCTCCTTCGGCTACCGCCGGGTGCTGCTCCCCACGCTCGAGCGCCTCGAGGTGGTCGAGCGCGGGCTCTCGCCGGCCGCGGTCGCGGGCGTGCTCAAGTTCGTCGAGCCGGGCTCGGGCGAGGTGGTCGCCATCCGGCCCGACATCACGCCGCAGATCGCGCGCCTCTACGCCTCCCGGCCCGACGCCCTGCCGGCGCCGGCGCGGCTCTGCTACGACGGGCCGGTGCTGCGCGCGCACGAGGCGCGGGCGGGACGGCCGCGCGAGGTGTACCAGGCCGGCATCGAGCTGCTCGGGGAGGGCGGGCCGAGCGCCGACGCCGAGGGGCTTTCGGTGCTCGCGCGCGCGCTCGCGAGCGCGGGGCTCGGGGACGCCGTGATCGAGGTCGGGCACGCCCGCTTCGCGCAGGAGGTCGTGGCCGCGGCCGGGCTGCCGCCCGCGGCCCGCGCCGAGGCCGCGGTGGCGCTGGCGCGCAAGGACGAGGGCGCCCTGGCGGCGCTGGCGCGGCGGGCTCGCGGGAGCGCGGCCGCCCGGGCGGCGCTGCCGGCGCTGGCGGGGCTCTACGGAGATCGCGCGCTGGAGCGGGCGCGAGAGGTGGCGGAGGTGGCGCCCGGGGCGGCCGCCGCGCTCGGCGAGGTCGAGGCCGCCATCAAGCTCGCGCGCCGGCGGGGGCTGCCCGAGGTGGCGGTGGACCTCGGCGAGGTGCGCGGGCTCGGCTACTACACCGGCATCACCTTCGCCGGCTACGCACCCGGCGCGGGGAGCGAGGTCGCGAGCGGCGGCCGCTACGATGGGCTCCTGGCGCGCTTCGGCCGGCCCGGCCCGGCGATCGGCTTCGCCGTCGACCTCGAGTTCGCCACCCAGGCGCTGGAGCGCGCGGGCGCGCGCCGCGCGCCCAGGCGCCGCGACGCGGGACGCCGCCGGCGCCGGTGA
- a CDS encoding adenylosuccinate synthase: MPNVVVIGAQWGDEGKGKVVDLFTQQADVVVRFQGGNNAGHTLVVGGQKTVLHLIPSGILHPGKSCVIGNGVVVDPQVLAREIDALKSRGLLQDDEQLVLSLDAHVIMPWHQALDVAREQRMGEGKIGTTGRGIGPTYEDKVARRGLRIRDLLDEARLARKVKERLPAAREELARLGARLDADEGAIVQQYAQLGKKLAPFARDASLWLHRAIGAGKSLLFEGAQGTLLDVDHGTYPFVTSSNTVAGNAATGSGVGPTAIDRVIGITKAYSTRVGGGPYPSELKDATGEKLRQVGGEFGATTGRPRRTGWMDALALRYAVRVNGLDGIAVTKLDVLTGFPEIKIAVAYRCGDKTYEEMPSDLETLEKCEAVYESLPGWTEKLDGARRWEDLPRAARAYVERMAELVGVKVVAVSVGADRGETIVLENPFLAPRRR; encoded by the coding sequence ATGCCCAACGTCGTCGTGATCGGTGCGCAGTGGGGAGACGAGGGGAAGGGGAAGGTCGTCGACCTCTTCACCCAGCAGGCGGACGTGGTGGTCCGGTTCCAGGGCGGCAACAACGCCGGCCACACGCTGGTGGTCGGGGGCCAGAAGACGGTCCTCCACCTCATCCCGTCCGGCATCCTCCACCCGGGCAAGTCCTGCGTCATCGGGAACGGCGTGGTGGTGGACCCGCAGGTGCTGGCGCGCGAGATCGACGCCCTCAAGTCCCGCGGCCTGCTGCAGGACGACGAGCAGCTCGTCCTCTCCCTCGACGCCCACGTCATCATGCCCTGGCACCAGGCGCTCGACGTCGCCCGCGAGCAGCGGATGGGCGAGGGCAAGATCGGCACCACCGGCCGCGGCATCGGGCCCACCTACGAGGACAAGGTGGCCCGGCGCGGGCTGCGCATCCGCGACCTGCTCGACGAGGCGCGGCTCGCGCGCAAGGTGAAGGAGCGGCTGCCGGCGGCGCGCGAGGAGCTGGCGCGCCTGGGCGCGCGCCTCGACGCCGACGAGGGCGCGATCGTCCAGCAGTACGCGCAGCTCGGGAAGAAGCTCGCGCCGTTCGCCCGCGACGCCTCGCTCTGGCTGCACCGCGCCATCGGCGCGGGCAAGTCGCTCCTCTTCGAGGGCGCGCAGGGCACGCTGCTCGACGTCGACCACGGCACCTACCCGTTCGTCACCAGCTCGAACACCGTGGCGGGCAACGCCGCCACCGGCTCGGGCGTCGGGCCGACCGCCATCGACCGCGTCATCGGCATCACCAAGGCCTACTCGACCCGCGTCGGGGGCGGCCCTTACCCGAGCGAGCTCAAGGACGCGACCGGCGAGAAGCTGCGGCAGGTCGGCGGCGAGTTCGGCGCCACCACCGGGCGCCCGCGCCGCACCGGCTGGATGGACGCGCTCGCCCTCCGCTACGCGGTGCGCGTGAACGGGCTCGACGGCATCGCCGTGACGAAGCTCGACGTCCTGACCGGCTTCCCCGAGATCAAGATCGCGGTGGCCTACCGCTGCGGCGACAAGACCTACGAGGAGATGCCGAGCGACCTCGAGACGCTGGAGAAGTGCGAGGCGGTCTACGAGTCGCTCCCGGGCTGGACCGAGAAGCTGGACGGCGCCCGCCGCTGGGAGGACCTGCCGCGCGCCGCCCGCGCCTACGTCGAGCGCATGGCCGAGCTCGTCGGGGTGAAGGTGGTGGCGGTCTCGGTCGGGGCCGACCGCGGCGAGACCATCGTCCTCGAGAACCCCTTCCTCGCCCCGCGGCGGCGCTGA
- a CDS encoding PH domain-containing protein: MAPRTYRARLSLRLALLAAAAVWAAALGALALFPGAPLGSVAAALAFLAYFACCSAHYGRLAVEVGPEGVVFRTVFRRLRVTWDEILKVEVRVGLAGTLYAVLTRRGRVQFSSLLARHRELAQLMLERAGLVRS, from the coding sequence GTGGCGCCACGGACCTACCGCGCGCGGCTCTCGCTGCGGCTGGCGCTCCTCGCGGCTGCGGCCGTGTGGGCGGCGGCCCTCGGCGCGCTCGCCCTCTTCCCCGGTGCGCCGCTCGGGAGCGTGGCCGCCGCGCTCGCCTTCCTCGCCTACTTCGCCTGCTGCAGCGCGCACTACGGGCGGCTGGCGGTGGAGGTGGGACCGGAAGGGGTCGTCTTCCGGACCGTGTTCCGCCGCCTGCGCGTGACCTGGGACGAGATCCTGAAGGTCGAGGTGCGGGTCGGGCTGGCCGGGACGCTCTACGCCGTGCTCACCCGCCGCGGGCGCGTCCAGTTCTCGAGCCTGCTCGCCCGGCACCGCGAGCTGGCCCAGCTCATGCTCGAGCGGGCCGGACTCGTCCGCAGCTGA
- a CDS encoding FHA domain-containing protein gives MAAPPESTRALLAAILAPAPRPPEGAGSGSWLVAIRGPGAGDRLALRDGAVLGRGRAADLRLRDGRTSRSHARFTRAGASWRVHDLGSKNGVRVNGRPAARSGALLAPGDRLAVGDSLLLFEPPAAGPARALAPVRAPAPAGAPPVAARRPAALAAAWALLACAAALAAAAR, from the coding sequence ATGGCAGCACCTCCGGAGAGCACCCGGGCGCTCCTCGCCGCGATCCTCGCCCCGGCTCCACGGCCCCCCGAGGGCGCGGGCAGCGGCTCGTGGCTCGTGGCGATCCGCGGGCCCGGCGCGGGCGATCGGCTGGCGCTGCGCGACGGCGCCGTGCTGGGTCGCGGCCGCGCCGCGGACCTGCGGCTGCGCGACGGACGGACCTCGCGGAGCCACGCGCGCTTCACCCGCGCCGGCGCCAGCTGGCGGGTCCACGACCTCGGCAGCAAGAACGGCGTGCGGGTCAACGGCCGGCCCGCGGCGAGGAGCGGCGCCCTGCTCGCCCCGGGCGATCGGCTGGCGGTCGGCGATAGCCTGCTCCTGTTCGAGCCCCCCGCGGCGGGGCCGGCCCGCGCCTTGGCGCCCGTTCGCGCACCCGCGCCGGCGGGCGCCCCACCGGTGGCGGCCCGTCGGCCCGCGGCCCTCGCCGCCGCCTGGGCGCTGCTCGCCTGCGCGGCCGCCCTCGCCGCCGCGGCGCGGTGA
- a CDS encoding DNA internalization-related competence protein ComEC/Rec2: MRRPLPALALGFAAGVAWPGAGWPLPAAALAALLALSPPLAPLAFACAGYAAAAATRARVPAAAAPAEGIVQGRVASVPERFEGQVRFTLRTAGADLLATAPDLPWPIALGDRLRLQARLRAPEGQRNPGGRDRAAELRARGVALEAHASAPPIRAGPPSPLAHLELARVRFAAAAASALPPREAGLVRAIGTGDRGGVDPATADAFARSGLAHLLSVSGLHLAVVALGAYRLLRAGLARAGPLARRGDVRRPAALLALPLAALYALATGADVPVVRSALAAALGFGAVLFDREADALSGIALALVAVLAFQPGALFDPSLQLSFASVAGLALLSGPLRRALPWPPERERWWGRARELLLASACASAAATLATAPIVAFHFRRLSLLAPISNLAGVPLGSALTVVAALAAAAGSLTPGAAPPLLLAARPLATALLWVNDRCAAPSWSSVGVGSPSLLGCALCYLGLLGAFRLRGAARAGAAALALAGLLAPAPLRHALAVRRGGLEVTFLSVGQGDAAALLLPDGSAVLVDGGGEAQGHGDPGARDVLPWLRDAGVRRLAAVFLSHPHPDHLAGLAAVARALPVERFFTSGRPGDEATAASFAALPPAFPLSPGQAYERAGVRVEVLGPPAGSEAWSENDASLVLRVDHGAVAFLLCGDVEAEGEAALLSGGADRLAAQVVKVPHHGSATSSGPGLVAAARARWAVVTAGRDNRFGFPSPEVVARWEASGAEVVRTSAGAARFLSDGRTVRRAPAASSLDALALWAERP; this comes from the coding sequence ATGCGGCGGCCGCTGCCGGCGCTGGCGCTCGGCTTCGCGGCCGGCGTCGCCTGGCCCGGCGCGGGGTGGCCGCTCCCGGCCGCGGCGCTGGCCGCCCTCCTCGCGCTCTCGCCGCCGCTCGCCCCGCTCGCGTTCGCCTGTGCGGGGTACGCCGCCGCGGCGGCCACCCGCGCCCGCGTCCCGGCCGCCGCCGCTCCGGCCGAGGGGATCGTGCAGGGGCGCGTCGCGTCGGTGCCGGAGCGCTTCGAGGGCCAGGTGCGCTTCACGCTCCGCACCGCCGGCGCGGACCTCCTCGCCACCGCGCCCGACCTCCCGTGGCCCATCGCGCTCGGGGATCGCCTCCGGCTGCAGGCGCGGCTGCGCGCGCCCGAGGGGCAGCGCAACCCCGGCGGCCGAGACCGCGCCGCGGAGCTGCGGGCGCGCGGGGTGGCGCTCGAGGCGCACGCCTCCGCGCCGCCCATCCGCGCCGGGCCGCCCTCCCCGCTCGCGCACCTGGAGCTCGCGCGGGTGAGGTTCGCGGCGGCGGCCGCGAGCGCGCTGCCGCCCCGCGAGGCCGGGCTGGTGCGGGCCATCGGGACCGGCGACCGCGGCGGCGTCGACCCCGCGACCGCCGACGCCTTCGCGCGGAGCGGGCTCGCCCACCTCCTCTCCGTCTCCGGGCTCCACCTCGCGGTGGTGGCGCTGGGCGCCTACCGGCTCCTCCGGGCCGGGCTCGCCCGCGCGGGCCCGCTCGCGCGCCGGGGCGACGTGCGCCGCCCGGCGGCCCTCCTCGCGCTGCCCCTCGCGGCGCTCTACGCGCTCGCCACCGGCGCCGACGTACCCGTGGTGCGCTCGGCGCTCGCCGCCGCGCTCGGCTTCGGCGCCGTGCTCTTCGACCGCGAGGCGGACGCGCTGAGCGGGATCGCGCTGGCGCTGGTGGCGGTCCTGGCCTTCCAGCCGGGCGCGCTCTTCGACCCCTCCCTCCAGCTCTCCTTCGCGTCGGTGGCGGGGCTGGCGCTCCTCTCCGGCCCGCTGCGGCGGGCGCTGCCCTGGCCGCCGGAGCGCGAGCGCTGGTGGGGGCGCGCCCGCGAGCTCCTCCTCGCCAGCGCCTGCGCCAGCGCGGCGGCCACGCTCGCCACCGCGCCCATCGTCGCCTTCCACTTCCGGCGCCTCTCGCTGCTGGCGCCGATCTCGAACCTGGCCGGCGTGCCGCTCGGCTCCGCGCTGACGGTGGTGGCCGCGCTGGCCGCCGCGGCGGGATCGCTCACCCCGGGCGCGGCGCCGCCGCTCCTCCTCGCCGCGCGCCCGCTCGCGACCGCGCTCCTGTGGGTGAACGACCGCTGCGCCGCGCCCTCCTGGTCCTCCGTGGGCGTCGGCTCGCCCAGCCTCCTCGGCTGCGCCCTCTGCTACCTCGGCCTCCTCGGCGCCTTCCGGCTGCGGGGCGCGGCGCGCGCCGGGGCGGCGGCGCTCGCGCTGGCCGGGCTGCTCGCGCCCGCGCCGCTCCGGCACGCGCTCGCGGTCCGGCGGGGCGGCCTCGAGGTCACGTTCCTCTCCGTCGGCCAGGGCGACGCGGCCGCGCTCCTGCTGCCCGACGGGAGCGCCGTGCTCGTGGACGGCGGCGGCGAGGCGCAGGGGCATGGCGACCCCGGCGCGCGCGACGTGCTGCCGTGGCTGCGCGACGCGGGGGTGCGCCGGCTGGCCGCGGTGTTCCTCTCGCACCCGCACCCGGACCACCTGGCCGGCCTGGCCGCCGTCGCCCGCGCGCTGCCGGTCGAGCGCTTCTTCACCAGCGGGCGCCCGGGCGACGAGGCCACCGCGGCGAGCTTCGCCGCCCTCCCCCCGGCGTTCCCGCTCTCTCCAGGGCAGGCGTACGAGCGCGCCGGGGTCCGCGTCGAGGTGCTCGGGCCGCCCGCCGGGAGCGAGGCCTGGAGCGAGAACGACGCCTCGCTGGTGCTGCGCGTCGACCACGGCGCCGTCGCGTTCCTCCTCTGCGGCGACGTCGAGGCGGAGGGCGAGGCGGCCCTCCTCTCGGGCGGGGCCGACCGCCTCGCGGCCCAGGTGGTCAAGGTCCCGCACCACGGCAGCGCCACCAGCTCCGGCCCGGGCCTCGTGGCCGCGGCGCGGGCCCGCTGGGCGGTCGTCACGGCCGGGCGCGACAACCGGTTCGGGTTTCCCTCGCCGGAGGTGGTCGCGCGGTGGGAGGCGTCGGGCGCCGAGGTCGTGCGCACCAGCGCGGGGGCGGCGCGGTTCCTCTCGGACGGACGGACGGTCCGTCGCGCGCCCGCGGCGTCGTCGCTCGACGCGCTGGCGCTGTGGGCGGAGCGTCCCTAG
- a CDS encoding CarD family transcriptional regulator encodes MPATATPAAQTIPAGHNFKVGDKAVYPGQGVGEVLGIEHKEVAGQRQSFYVLRILDNGMKIMIPMNKVGSVGLREIIGEKDVRRVYSILREKEVSVDSTTWNRRYREYMDKIKTGSVFEIAEVLRDLYLLRSDKDLSFGERKMLDTARSLLIKELAIAKDCDEQDVETDLKKIFNIQ; translated from the coding sequence ATGCCCGCAACCGCAACGCCTGCAGCGCAGACTATCCCAGCCGGCCACAATTTCAAGGTCGGAGACAAGGCCGTCTACCCCGGGCAAGGGGTCGGCGAGGTGCTGGGGATCGAGCACAAGGAGGTCGCCGGCCAGCGGCAGTCCTTCTACGTGCTCCGCATCCTCGACAACGGGATGAAGATCATGATCCCGATGAACAAGGTCGGCTCGGTCGGCCTGCGCGAGATCATCGGGGAGAAGGACGTCCGCCGCGTCTACAGCATCCTGCGCGAGAAGGAGGTCTCGGTCGACTCGACGACCTGGAACCGCCGGTACCGGGAGTACATGGACAAGATCAAGACCGGCTCGGTGTTCGAGATCGCCGAGGTGCTGCGCGACCTGTACCTCCTCCGCTCCGACAAGGACCTCTCGTTCGGCGAGCGGAAGATGCTCGACACGGCGCGCTCGCTCCTCATCAAGGAGCTGGCCATCGCCAAGGACTGCGACGAGCAGGACGTCGAGACCGACCTGAAGAAGATCTTCAACATCCAGTGA
- the ispF gene encoding 2-C-methyl-D-erythritol 2,4-cyclodiphosphate synthase — MIGGERVGGIVAAGGSGTRAGVAKQWLSLGGQTVLRRSAATLAACELVDVLVAVVPPGEEARAAADLAGLGKPVRAVAGGPARADSVKRGLAAADDCALVLVHDAARPFATPALVRAVALAAAAEGAALAALPASDTVKEAAPNAGGAPRAGRTLDRRTLWLAQTPQGFRAEVLRRAFAEAGAAAAEATDECALVERLGLPVALVPGEAGNFKITSAEDVERARARLEAPVAMGVGYDVHPFGPGRRLVLGGVEFEGDGLVGHSDADICAHAIGDAVLGAAGLGDLGRHFPDTDDRWKGVSSLVLLREIARKAAAAGWRVGNCDVTLAARRPKIAPRAEEMRARLAEALGVAPAQVNVKATTGERLGFVGRGEGIAAHAVALLYRAAL; from the coding sequence ATGATCGGCGGCGAGCGGGTGGGCGGGATCGTGGCGGCGGGCGGCTCCGGGACGCGGGCCGGCGTCGCGAAGCAGTGGCTCAGCCTGGGCGGTCAGACCGTCCTGCGCCGGAGCGCGGCCACGCTGGCCGCCTGCGAGCTGGTCGACGTCCTCGTGGCGGTGGTGCCCCCCGGCGAGGAGGCGCGCGCCGCGGCCGACCTGGCCGGGCTGGGGAAGCCGGTGCGCGCGGTGGCGGGCGGCCCCGCCCGCGCCGACTCGGTGAAGCGCGGGCTCGCCGCGGCCGACGACTGCGCGCTGGTGCTGGTCCACGACGCCGCGCGGCCGTTCGCGACGCCGGCGCTGGTCCGCGCGGTCGCGCTGGCGGCCGCGGCGGAGGGGGCCGCGCTGGCCGCGCTGCCGGCGAGCGACACGGTGAAGGAGGCGGCGCCGAACGCCGGCGGGGCCCCGCGCGCCGGCCGCACCCTCGACCGCCGCACGCTCTGGCTGGCGCAGACGCCGCAGGGCTTCCGCGCCGAGGTGCTGCGGCGCGCCTTCGCCGAGGCGGGGGCGGCCGCGGCCGAGGCCACCGACGAGTGCGCGCTGGTGGAGCGGCTCGGGCTCCCGGTCGCGCTCGTCCCGGGGGAGGCGGGGAACTTCAAGATCACGAGCGCCGAGGACGTGGAGCGGGCGCGGGCGCGGCTGGAGGCGCCGGTCGCGATGGGGGTCGGCTACGACGTCCACCCCTTCGGGCCCGGCCGCCGGCTGGTGCTGGGCGGGGTGGAGTTCGAGGGCGACGGCCTGGTCGGCCACTCGGACGCGGACATCTGCGCCCACGCCATCGGCGACGCCGTGCTGGGCGCCGCCGGGCTGGGCGACCTGGGCCGCCACTTCCCCGACACGGACGACCGCTGGAAGGGCGTCTCCTCGCTCGTCCTCCTGCGCGAGATCGCCCGCAAGGCGGCGGCCGCCGGCTGGCGGGTCGGCAACTGCGACGTGACCCTGGCGGCGCGCCGGCCGAAGATCGCGCCCCGCGCCGAGGAGATGCGCGCCCGGCTGGCGGAGGCGCTCGGCGTCGCCCCGGCGCAGGTGAACGTGAAGGCCACCACCGGCGAGCGGCTCGGCTTCGTCGGCCGCGGCGAGGGCATCGCCGCGCACGCGGTCGCGCTGCTCTACCGCGCCGCCCTTTAG